From the genome of Cedecea lapagei, one region includes:
- the nirB gene encoding nitrite reductase large subunit NirB yields the protein MKKLTLIVVGNGMAGARLVERLCERAPGRYRILIVGEENQPAYNRIQLTPVLSGEKRFADIVTHDAKWYATHGVTFIAGVPVTAIDRVARRVTAGNQLLAYDHLVLATGSRAFMPPLPGDDLHGIHGFRDMQDVENILSGDVAGQPAVVIGGGVLGVEAAAALALRGMQVSLLHRGPHLMDAQLDAHTAELLQLSLATRGITTVLQSQTAAYLGDVSGRVQAVALRDGREIPAQRVVVAAGVRPEIALARSAGLACDRGILVNDQLYTSDPDISAIGECCQQGQLTVGLVAPCWQQADTLAASLAGEPVAACISQALALRLKVTGIDMFCAGELHGGDAAQIHTASDPFDGHYRRLLLRDNRLAGVVLWGDISDGPDYLSQLNQTAFLQMPPSVFGPGDKPAGHGPSSVKSEQLPVEVKRNKAMSKPVLVMAGHGMVGHHFLQQLVERELQLQFQVIVFAEEKAPAYDRVHLSEYFSGRSAESLSMVADDFFESSGIELRLGHCVSHIDPRHRFVVDHQGRQTAWDVLVLATGSYPFVPPIPGSDAPGCLVYRTLDDLAAIQACAATAKTGVVVGGGLLGLEAANALKHLGLQTHVVEFAPRLMGVQLDEGGAAMLRRKIEALDVQVHTGKETRAIVAGETGGYRMEFADGDHLDTDLVLFSAGIRPRDQLAKECGLEVGPRGGIVINDQCRTSDPAIYAIGECALWNGQIFGLVAPGYQMARTLADTLAGSEVAFKGADMSTKLKLLGVEVASVGDAHGRTPGCQSYSWVDGPAEVYKKIVVSEDKKRLLGAVLVGDSSEYSTLLQMMLNDMPLPVSPETLILPASAGAVPQTLGVAALPDGAQICSCHNVSKSDICDAVQGGCGDMAAVKACTKAATGCGGCAALTKQVMEFALTEMGVEVKKDICEHFAFSRQEIYHLVRAGNIRSFEELLHRHGQGSGCEICKPLAGSILASCWNDYLLKPQHLPLQDTNDRYFANIQKDGTYSVVPRIPAGEITPDGLIAIGQVAKRYNLYTKITGGQRVDLFGARLEQLPEIWQQLVDAGFETGHAYGKSLRTVKSCVGSSWCRYGVQDSTGLALRLENRYKGLRSPHKIKMAVSGCTRECAEAQSKDVGVIATEKGWNLYVCGNGGMKPRHADLLAQDMSTEDLIRTVDRFLMFYIRTADRLQRTSTWMDNLEGGLDYLRQVVLEDSLHIGTELEKEMDAVVNTYQCEWQTTLASPDRLALFRPFLNSDEPDEAVVMVTERQQIRPATSQERAERLEQVVTQPVSEVLGWVDLCDVQAIPANAGMAARLGNRQIALFHLPTHPQQVFALSNYEPDSDANVLARGLLGDVKGEPVVISPLYKQRFRLSDGSSVDDSQPALSVWPVKVENDRVWVRGEPIAASSGATEIIATVNV from the coding sequence ATGAAAAAACTCACCCTGATCGTAGTCGGTAACGGCATGGCGGGCGCACGACTGGTGGAGCGGCTATGCGAACGTGCGCCGGGGCGCTATCGCATCCTGATCGTCGGCGAGGAGAACCAGCCTGCCTATAACCGCATCCAGCTGACCCCGGTGCTGTCCGGTGAGAAACGCTTTGCCGATATCGTCACCCACGACGCGAAGTGGTATGCGACGCACGGCGTAACCTTTATTGCTGGCGTGCCGGTTACGGCAATTGATCGCGTCGCCCGCAGGGTGACCGCCGGCAACCAGTTGCTGGCCTATGACCATCTGGTGCTGGCCACCGGCTCGCGGGCGTTTATGCCGCCGTTGCCGGGGGACGATCTGCACGGCATCCACGGCTTTCGCGATATGCAGGATGTGGAAAACATTCTCAGCGGTGACGTTGCCGGACAGCCCGCGGTGGTGATTGGCGGCGGCGTATTAGGCGTGGAGGCCGCCGCCGCGCTGGCGCTGCGCGGGATGCAGGTCAGCCTGCTGCACCGTGGTCCGCATCTTATGGACGCCCAGTTGGATGCGCATACTGCCGAACTGCTGCAGCTCAGTCTGGCAACACGCGGCATCACGACAGTGCTGCAGTCGCAGACCGCCGCTTATCTCGGTGATGTCTCAGGCCGCGTGCAGGCCGTGGCGCTGCGTGACGGGCGGGAGATCCCGGCGCAGCGCGTAGTTGTGGCCGCCGGTGTTCGGCCCGAGATCGCCCTGGCTCGCTCTGCCGGACTGGCCTGCGACCGAGGCATTCTGGTCAACGACCAGCTGTACACCTCTGATCCTGATATTTCTGCCATCGGTGAATGCTGCCAGCAGGGGCAGTTGACCGTCGGTCTGGTTGCGCCGTGCTGGCAGCAGGCAGATACGCTGGCCGCCAGTCTGGCGGGGGAACCTGTCGCTGCCTGCATCAGCCAGGCGTTGGCGCTGCGCCTTAAGGTGACCGGTATCGACATGTTTTGCGCCGGTGAGCTGCACGGCGGAGATGCCGCACAGATCCATACGGCGTCCGATCCGTTCGATGGCCATTACCGCCGCCTGCTATTGCGCGATAACCGGCTGGCCGGTGTGGTGCTGTGGGGAGATATCAGCGACGGCCCGGACTATCTGTCCCAACTGAACCAGACCGCCTTTTTGCAGATGCCACCGAGTGTCTTCGGTCCCGGCGATAAACCGGCCGGGCATGGCCCGTCGTCCGTTAAATCAGAACAGTTGCCCGTTGAGGTAAAGAGGAACAAAGCAATGTCGAAACCCGTATTAGTGATGGCCGGACACGGCATGGTAGGCCACCATTTTCTGCAGCAGTTGGTGGAGCGTGAACTGCAACTACAATTTCAGGTGATAGTCTTTGCGGAAGAGAAAGCCCCGGCCTATGACCGGGTACATCTCTCCGAATATTTCTCCGGACGCAGCGCGGAATCGCTGTCGATGGTGGCAGACGACTTCTTTGAGTCGAGCGGTATTGAGCTGCGCCTGGGGCACTGCGTCAGCCATATCGATCCCCGTCACCGTTTTGTTGTCGACCATCAGGGAAGGCAGACCGCCTGGGATGTCCTGGTGCTGGCGACCGGTTCCTATCCTTTTGTGCCGCCGATCCCGGGCAGCGATGCGCCGGGCTGCCTGGTTTACCGCACGCTGGACGATCTGGCGGCGATCCAGGCTTGCGCCGCAACGGCGAAAACCGGCGTGGTGGTCGGTGGCGGCCTGCTGGGGCTTGAAGCAGCCAATGCGCTGAAGCATCTCGGGCTGCAAACCCACGTGGTGGAGTTTGCTCCACGGCTGATGGGCGTGCAGCTGGACGAGGGCGGTGCGGCGATGCTGCGGCGCAAAATTGAAGCGCTGGATGTTCAGGTGCATACCGGGAAAGAAACCCGTGCCATCGTCGCCGGGGAAACTGGCGGCTATCGTATGGAGTTCGCCGACGGCGACCATCTGGATACCGATCTGGTGCTGTTCTCCGCCGGTATCCGGCCTCGGGACCAGCTGGCGAAAGAGTGCGGGCTGGAGGTCGGGCCGCGCGGCGGGATCGTCATTAACGATCAGTGCCGAACCTCCGACCCGGCGATTTATGCCATCGGTGAATGCGCGCTATGGAACGGGCAGATTTTTGGTCTGGTCGCACCGGGTTATCAAATGGCGCGCACCCTGGCCGATACGTTGGCCGGGAGCGAAGTAGCCTTTAAAGGCGCGGATATGAGTACCAAACTCAAACTGCTGGGCGTGGAGGTCGCCTCGGTGGGCGATGCACATGGCCGCACTCCGGGCTGCCAGAGCTACAGCTGGGTAGACGGGCCGGCGGAAGTGTACAAAAAAATTGTCGTCTCAGAGGACAAAAAGCGCCTGCTCGGCGCGGTGCTGGTCGGCGACAGCAGCGAATACAGCACGCTGCTGCAGATGATGCTCAACGACATGCCGCTGCCCGTCAGCCCGGAAACGCTCATCCTGCCCGCCAGCGCCGGCGCGGTGCCGCAGACGCTAGGCGTAGCGGCGCTGCCGGACGGAGCGCAAATCTGTTCCTGCCACAACGTCAGCAAGTCGGATATCTGTGACGCGGTGCAGGGCGGCTGTGGCGATATGGCGGCGGTCAAAGCCTGTACCAAAGCGGCGACCGGCTGCGGTGGCTGCGCGGCGCTGACCAAACAGGTGATGGAGTTCGCCCTGACCGAAATGGGCGTGGAGGTGAAAAAAGACATCTGTGAACACTTTGCCTTTTCCCGACAGGAAATCTATCACCTGGTGCGTGCGGGCAATATCCGCAGCTTCGAGGAACTGCTCCACAGGCACGGCCAGGGCAGCGGCTGTGAAATCTGCAAGCCGCTGGCCGGTTCGATCCTGGCCTCCTGCTGGAACGACTATCTGCTCAAGCCGCAACATCTGCCATTGCAGGATACCAACGACCGCTACTTCGCCAATATTCAGAAAGACGGTACCTATTCGGTGGTGCCGCGTATTCCGGCCGGCGAAATCACTCCCGACGGACTGATTGCCATCGGTCAGGTGGCTAAACGCTACAACTTGTACACCAAAATCACCGGCGGCCAGCGTGTGGATCTGTTTGGCGCACGCCTGGAACAGCTGCCGGAGATCTGGCAGCAACTGGTGGACGCTGGGTTTGAAACCGGCCACGCCTATGGTAAGTCGCTGCGGACGGTAAAATCCTGCGTTGGCTCCAGCTGGTGCCGCTACGGCGTACAGGACTCTACCGGGCTGGCTCTTCGGCTGGAGAACCGCTACAAGGGGCTGCGCTCACCGCACAAAATCAAAATGGCTGTTTCCGGCTGTACCCGCGAGTGTGCAGAAGCGCAGAGCAAAGACGTTGGGGTAATCGCCACGGAAAAGGGCTGGAACCTTTACGTCTGCGGCAATGGCGGCATGAAGCCGCGCCACGCGGATCTGCTGGCGCAGGATATGAGCACGGAGGATCTCATCCGTACCGTGGATCGTTTTCTGATGTTCTACATTCGCACCGCCGATCGCCTGCAGCGCACCAGTACCTGGATGGATAATCTGGAAGGTGGACTGGACTATCTGCGGCAGGTGGTGCTTGAAGACAGCCTGCACATCGGCACTGAGCTGGAAAAGGAGATGGATGCGGTAGTTAACACCTACCAGTGCGAGTGGCAGACCACGCTGGCCAGTCCGGACCGGCTGGCGCTGTTCCGGCCGTTTCTTAACAGCGACGAACCGGATGAAGCGGTCGTGATGGTCACCGAGCGTCAGCAGATCCGCCCGGCGACCTCGCAGGAGCGTGCAGAACGTCTGGAGCAAGTCGTGACTCAGCCGGTGAGTGAGGTGCTGGGCTGGGTGGATCTGTGTGATGTGCAGGCGATCCCGGCTAATGCCGGTATGGCGGCGCGGCTGGGCAATCGCCAGATTGCGCTGTTCCATCTGCCGACGCATCCGCAGCAGGTTTTTGCCCTGAGTAACTACGAGCCGGACAGCGATGCCAACGTGCTGGCTCGCGGGTTGCTGGGTGACGTAAAGGGCGAGCCGGTGGTGATTTCACCGCTCTACAAGCAGCGTTTCCGCCTGTCTGACGGCTCCAGCGTGGACGATAGTCAGCCTGCGCTCAGCGTCTGGCCGGTTAAGGTGGAAAACGACCGCGTCTGGGTGCGGGGAGAGCCAATAGCGGCGTCGTCAGGCGCCACGGAAATCATCGCGACGGTCAACGTATGA
- a CDS encoding nitrate reductase, with protein sequence MKPVASTEPTSTTCAYCGVGCGINMQPQAEGFSASGIKTHPANIGRVCVKGSALGETLGLQGRLLHPEIDRQPVSWALALNTVADRLSAIIAEHGPQAVAFYGSGQLLTEDYYVANKLMKGFIGAGNMDTNSRLCMASAVVGYKRAFGADAVPCRYQDLEQADCVLLTGSNTAWAHPVVYQRLAQAKKDRPEMKIIVIDPRQTATCDIADMHLALRPGSDAALFCGALNAMAVGGGLDNDFLQHHTQGAEETLRAASEWTLARTAEFCGLAEEQLQAFYRLIGTSERLVTLYSMGINQSSSGVDKCSAIINLHLATGQIGREGCGPFSITGQPNAMGGREVGGLANQLACHMGFTQEDISRVGRFWGSENISKSAGLNAVDLFRAVEDGRIKAVWIMGTNPVVSLPDADRVRGGLARCPLVIVSEIMCDTDTTRAAHICLPALGWGEKDGTVTNSERCISRQRAFLPAPGEAKPDWWILSQVAQRLGFAEAFSYQHPAEIFREHAALSGFENNGSRAFDISGLAALSDVEWDDLQPIQWPVNVANPQGTVRMFHDKRFYHPDGKARLIAVTPRLPLSAPSEAYPLVMNTGRVRDQWHTMTRTGKSARLMQHLSEPFCQFHPEDAPQIRSGDLMRVSSSHGWLLLRAQPDTLQPRGSVFVPMHWNSNFSQQARVDALIEANVDPLSGQPESKHMPVSIRYWRTAWQAELFVRGENIEPPITSYWSRITQPGIAHFTLADTSRPADWLAWVSGQYAIDGYLCHTADLGDDGYSLLAWAGGELQLAFYARRRPPSVDRQAVVAAFSSPPGIASQRLALLGGRAGGDKAPTGAIICSCFSVGEIPIADAVRQGCHSVQHLGNKLNCGTNCGSCIPELKKIIAAQLNTLRAGEAK encoded by the coding sequence ATGAAACCCGTCGCCTCGACAGAACCAACGTCGACCACCTGCGCATACTGCGGCGTGGGGTGCGGCATCAATATGCAGCCGCAGGCCGAGGGGTTTAGCGCCAGCGGCATAAAAACCCATCCTGCCAATATCGGACGTGTATGCGTGAAGGGTAGCGCATTGGGGGAAACGCTGGGGTTGCAGGGACGGCTGCTGCATCCGGAGATCGACCGCCAGCCGGTCAGCTGGGCGCTGGCGCTGAATACGGTGGCGGATCGCCTTTCTGCGATTATTGCAGAACATGGCCCGCAGGCAGTAGCGTTTTACGGCTCCGGCCAGCTGCTGACTGAGGATTACTATGTCGCCAATAAGCTGATGAAGGGCTTTATCGGCGCGGGAAATATGGATACCAATTCGCGCTTGTGCATGGCTTCCGCCGTCGTGGGCTATAAACGCGCATTCGGGGCCGATGCGGTGCCGTGCCGCTATCAGGACCTGGAGCAGGCCGACTGCGTGCTGTTAACCGGTTCGAACACGGCGTGGGCACATCCGGTGGTCTATCAGCGGCTGGCACAGGCCAAAAAAGATCGGCCCGAGATGAAGATAATCGTGATCGATCCGCGTCAGACCGCCACCTGCGATATTGCTGATATGCATCTGGCGCTGCGCCCCGGCAGCGATGCCGCACTGTTCTGCGGCGCGCTAAATGCGATGGCCGTGGGGGGCGGGCTGGATAACGATTTTCTTCAGCATCATACCCAGGGGGCGGAAGAAACGCTGCGGGCGGCGAGTGAGTGGACGCTTGCGCGCACTGCTGAATTCTGCGGTCTGGCGGAGGAGCAGCTGCAGGCGTTTTACCGGCTTATCGGCACCAGTGAGCGGCTGGTGACGCTCTATTCGATGGGCATTAATCAGTCCAGTTCCGGGGTGGATAAATGCAGCGCTATCATCAATCTTCATCTGGCCACCGGGCAAATCGGGCGCGAGGGCTGCGGGCCGTTTTCGATAACCGGTCAGCCAAATGCGATGGGGGGACGTGAAGTAGGCGGGCTGGCAAATCAGCTGGCTTGCCACATGGGCTTTACGCAGGAGGATATCAGTCGGGTGGGGCGCTTCTGGGGCAGCGAGAACATCAGCAAGTCAGCCGGCCTGAATGCGGTAGACCTGTTCCGGGCCGTGGAGGACGGGCGGATCAAAGCAGTGTGGATTATGGGCACCAATCCGGTGGTGTCGCTGCCGGATGCCGACCGTGTGCGGGGCGGGCTGGCGCGCTGCCCGCTGGTAATCGTTTCCGAAATTATGTGCGACACCGATACCACCCGCGCGGCGCATATCTGCCTGCCTGCTCTGGGCTGGGGTGAAAAGGATGGCACGGTGACCAACTCCGAGCGCTGCATATCGCGGCAGCGGGCTTTTTTACCGGCTCCAGGGGAGGCAAAACCGGACTGGTGGATACTTAGCCAGGTAGCACAGCGGCTGGGGTTTGCTGAAGCCTTCTCATATCAGCATCCTGCGGAGATCTTTCGTGAGCACGCGGCGCTTTCCGGTTTTGAGAATAACGGTTCGCGGGCTTTTGATATCAGCGGGCTTGCTGCGTTGTCGGATGTGGAGTGGGATGACCTGCAGCCGATACAGTGGCCGGTCAACGTGGCTAACCCGCAGGGCACGGTACGGATGTTCCACGATAAACGTTTTTACCACCCTGACGGTAAGGCCCGGTTAATCGCCGTGACGCCGCGCCTGCCGCTCAGCGCACCGAGTGAAGCCTATCCGCTGGTGATGAATACCGGACGAGTGCGTGACCAGTGGCACACCATGACCCGTACCGGCAAGTCGGCGCGGCTGATGCAACACCTCAGCGAACCCTTTTGTCAGTTTCATCCCGAAGATGCACCGCAGATCCGTTCCGGCGATCTGATGCGCGTTTCCTCCTCGCACGGTTGGCTGCTGCTGCGCGCGCAGCCGGATACTCTGCAACCGCGCGGCAGCGTATTTGTGCCGATGCACTGGAACAGCAACTTCAGCCAGCAGGCGAGGGTTGATGCTCTGATTGAGGCCAACGTCGATCCTTTATCCGGGCAACCGGAAAGCAAACATATGCCGGTCAGCATTCGGTACTGGCGAACCGCGTGGCAGGCGGAACTGTTTGTACGCGGTGAAAATATCGAGCCGCCGATTACCTCGTACTGGAGTCGTATTACCCAGCCGGGCATTGCGCACTTTACCCTGGCGGACACATCACGGCCTGCAGACTGGCTGGCGTGGGTGAGCGGGCAGTACGCCATCGACGGCTATCTCTGCCACACTGCCGATCTGGGCGATGACGGTTACAGCCTGCTGGCCTGGGCCGGTGGCGAATTACAGCTGGCGTTTTATGCCCGCCGCAGGCCACCGTCCGTGGATCGTCAGGCGGTTGTGGCTGCTTTCAGCTCGCCGCCGGGAATAGCATCGCAGCGTCTGGCGCTGCTCGGTGGCCGCGCCGGGGGCGATAAGGCGCCAACTGGTGCCATTATCTGTAGCTGCTTTTCCGTCGGCGAAATCCCGATTGCCGACGCCGTGCGGCAGGGCTGCCACAGCGTGCAGCACCTGGGTAACAAACTCAACTGCGGCACCAACTGCGGCTCCTGCATTCCCGAACTCAAAAAAATCATTGCCGCTCAGCTCAATACGCTGAGGGCAGGAGAGGCCAAATGA
- the cobA gene encoding uroporphyrinogen-III C-methyltransferase, with protein sequence MQEIVNILATGDRQQPVRGGDVWLVGAGPGDVELLTLKALRAIQQADVVVFDRLVSAQVMALIPDQALRINVGKSMRDHTLGQDDINQLLVNLAQSGNRVVRLKGGDPFVFGRGGEEMAHCQRHGVPCHIVPGITAAMGCAAASGIPLTHRDLAQSVRFITGHGAQGEPEIDWLELASARQTLVFYMGISHSEHISQRLMANGLPAATPVAVIERGTQPEQRVLTATLNTLAHVVACEQVKTPALIIVGEVVKMYRGDFVQRDTLLRTCTESQIERSAL encoded by the coding sequence ATGCAGGAAATAGTGAATATTCTGGCAACGGGGGATCGGCAGCAGCCGGTACGCGGCGGCGATGTCTGGCTGGTCGGTGCGGGGCCTGGCGATGTTGAGCTGCTGACCCTGAAGGCGCTGCGGGCGATCCAGCAGGCGGACGTGGTGGTGTTTGATCGGCTGGTTTCCGCGCAAGTGATGGCGCTGATCCCCGATCAAGCACTGCGCATTAACGTCGGGAAATCGATGCGCGATCACACCCTCGGCCAGGATGACATTAACCAGTTGCTGGTCAACCTGGCGCAGAGCGGCAACCGCGTGGTGCGCCTGAAAGGCGGCGATCCGTTTGTATTTGGGCGCGGCGGCGAGGAAATGGCTCACTGTCAGCGGCATGGAGTGCCTTGCCATATCGTGCCCGGCATAACGGCAGCGATGGGCTGTGCGGCTGCCAGCGGTATTCCGTTAACCCATCGCGACCTGGCGCAGTCGGTGCGCTTTATTACCGGCCACGGAGCACAGGGCGAGCCGGAAATTGACTGGTTGGAGCTGGCCTCGGCGCGGCAGACGCTGGTGTTTTACATGGGTATTAGCCACAGCGAACATATCAGCCAGCGGCTGATGGCGAACGGTCTGCCTGCCGCCACGCCGGTGGCGGTGATCGAACGCGGCACCCAGCCAGAGCAGCGAGTACTGACCGCCACGCTGAATACCCTGGCACACGTCGTCGCCTGCGAACAGGTCAAAACGCCTGCGCTGATCATCGTCGGTGAGGTGGTAAAGATGTACCGCGGCGATTTCGTCCAGCGCGATACGCTGCTTCGAACCTGTACTGAAAGCCAGATTGAACGTTCGGCGCTATAG
- a CDS encoding DUF1345 domain-containing protein, protein MHHVLIPQLGTLQRLLIGWNVLAWLYLIFIWFRMLRTDVSQIQRIARIQDQSAALVLSLVIVACMASIVAIMSELPSLRSLSGTPLVLHIILTTMTLIVSWTLLPSAFAMHYAHQHYLRRSKEITPMIFPDKPSNPDYWDFLYYSFTIAVAAQTADVATGTTGMRKITLLQSVISFIFNLAILGLSVNVGAGLLS, encoded by the coding sequence ATGCATCATGTCCTAATTCCTCAGCTCGGTACGCTACAGAGGCTGCTGATCGGCTGGAATGTATTGGCCTGGCTTTACCTGATTTTTATCTGGTTTCGTATGCTGCGGACTGACGTCAGCCAGATTCAGCGAATTGCCAGAATACAGGACCAAAGCGCCGCACTCGTGTTGAGCCTGGTTATCGTTGCCTGCATGGCCAGCATCGTGGCGATCATGAGTGAGCTGCCGTCGCTGCGTTCTCTGTCCGGAACTCCGCTTGTGCTGCATATAATTCTGACGACAATGACGCTGATTGTGTCATGGACATTGTTGCCGAGCGCTTTCGCGATGCACTACGCACATCAGCATTATTTGCGTCGCAGCAAAGAGATCACGCCGATGATCTTTCCAGATAAACCGAGCAATCCGGATTACTGGGATTTCCTTTATTACTCATTCACCATAGCCGTTGCTGCGCAGACGGCCGATGTGGCGACTGGTACAACGGGCATGCGCAAAATAACCCTGCTGCAGTCAGTGATCTCCTTTATCTTCAATCTGGCGATTTTGGGACTGTCCGTCAACGTAGGTGCCGGTTTGCTTAGCTGA
- a CDS encoding glycosyltransferase family 9 protein — MNSTLQTFAGSLLHDHKTLVASYDLESLPPALINTFQLQALQQPDIYNYALRPFSLDYRKVKRLCVINGMGVTLGDSLIGIAALHAIKVINPGLHLTLLRPHTCQPWVEEIYQLAGNIIDELHYMPTELALLEGYDAVIDAGNQLFRDDFANLEMHDFFLLHMGLTPGSVAPEINTNRWLRDAMPHQISPFDSPYILFNHRASTPLRNIPEAVLVEFVERIWQRHRLPVAGFGGIDHPQFVDLSSRSKTTQDFIAIIRHANRLYTCDSSALHVAAAFNVPTVCYFNAIKPALRAAYYPLCESVDMGTKRTALLHQSEDQQLLSDINSNYQRYLESLY; from the coding sequence ATGAATTCAACGCTTCAGACTTTTGCAGGCAGTTTACTTCATGACCATAAAACCCTGGTCGCTTCTTACGATCTTGAGTCTTTACCGCCTGCCCTGATAAATACTTTTCAGCTACAGGCGCTGCAGCAGCCCGATATTTACAACTATGCTTTACGTCCCTTCTCTCTCGACTACCGTAAAGTTAAACGTCTCTGCGTTATCAATGGGATGGGCGTCACGCTGGGGGATTCGCTGATCGGTATTGCGGCACTGCACGCTATTAAAGTTATCAATCCCGGGCTCCACCTGACGCTACTCCGCCCTCACACCTGCCAGCCCTGGGTCGAAGAAATTTATCAGCTTGCGGGAAACATTATTGATGAGCTGCACTATATGCCTACAGAACTCGCTTTGCTGGAAGGATATGATGCGGTGATTGACGCTGGCAACCAGCTTTTCCGTGACGACTTCGCCAATCTTGAAATGCACGACTTCTTCCTGTTGCACATGGGACTCACGCCAGGGTCAGTCGCACCGGAGATCAATACCAACCGCTGGCTCCGGGACGCGATGCCGCATCAGATCAGCCCGTTTGATTCGCCCTATATTCTGTTCAATCACCGCGCCAGTACTCCACTTCGCAATATCCCTGAAGCAGTTCTCGTGGAATTTGTAGAGCGCATCTGGCAGCGCCACCGTCTTCCTGTTGCAGGATTTGGCGGGATAGATCATCCACAGTTTGTCGACTTATCTTCGCGTTCAAAAACAACTCAGGATTTTATCGCCATCATTCGGCATGCAAACAGGCTCTATACCTGTGACTCATCGGCTCTGCACGTTGCCGCCGCATTTAACGTGCCTACGGTGTGTTATTTTAACGCCATCAAACCTGCGCTGCGTGCGGCTTATTACCCGCTATGTGAAAGTGTGGATATGGGGACTAAGCGCACTGCGTTGCTGCATCAAAGCGAAGACCAGCAGTTACTTAGCGATATTAACAGCAATTATCAGCGCTATTTAGAGTCACTTTACTAA
- a CDS encoding ECs1377 family protein, whose protein sequence is MNDRIDYQIEKYSFKEIEETPRLSRQWEEVKEEFQREPQDAEQRLRLALLNVDYVTSFELPFHLLLLRAPQLIDKMRSELQLSQKSVIINDNRRGEVYSIKRDLSAVPDAFRYRFSNRIRRVEPGGAPATAYQQIALQVRNPRERLKIALETGLQVNALDGLFWFGLQRVAADISVLRQSGMGIVTMEHIVFDSLTGTTRTIPSYGLKPETAL, encoded by the coding sequence ATGAACGACCGCATCGATTATCAGATTGAAAAGTACAGTTTCAAGGAAATTGAAGAGACTCCTCGCCTAAGCCGACAGTGGGAGGAGGTCAAGGAGGAGTTCCAGAGAGAACCTCAGGACGCGGAACAGCGTCTGCGCCTTGCGTTACTCAACGTGGATTACGTCACCAGCTTCGAACTGCCTTTTCACCTGTTACTTTTGCGGGCACCTCAGCTGATCGACAAAATGCGTAGCGAGCTTCAGCTTAGCCAGAAGAGCGTGATCATTAATGACAACAGGCGCGGTGAAGTCTACAGCATAAAAAGAGATCTTAGCGCCGTACCGGATGCATTTCGCTATCGTTTTTCCAACCGCATACGCAGAGTGGAGCCGGGCGGGGCGCCGGCAACGGCCTATCAGCAGATCGCTTTGCAGGTCAGAAACCCCAGGGAAAGGTTAAAAATCGCTCTGGAGACGGGGCTACAGGTAAATGCCCTGGACGGGCTGTTCTGGTTTGGTTTACAGCGCGTTGCAGCCGACATTTCTGTACTGAGGCAGTCCGGCATGGGGATAGTTACGATGGAGCACATCGTCTTTGACAGCCTGACGGGGACAACCAGAACGATCCCGAGCTATGGCTTAAAACCTGAAACCGCACTGTAA
- a CDS encoding GNAT family N-acetyltransferase has product MDDRAIPDEAEALWIIRNEAIRFGCREVYSRDVLTAWTPEQMPAGYLREIINNPFFVAENENGEPIATGYLDVESGSVEAIFTLPAYTGRGLAKQIISAIKQEAKLRGMSTLTLSSTPNARDFYLAQGFSVVKESFYPSSLAGASLRCFDMTCEL; this is encoded by the coding sequence ATTGACGATAGAGCCATACCCGATGAAGCGGAGGCGCTGTGGATAATTAGAAACGAGGCCATTCGTTTCGGTTGCCGTGAGGTTTATTCCAGAGATGTGCTGACAGCCTGGACGCCAGAGCAAATGCCAGCGGGCTACCTTCGAGAGATAATCAATAATCCCTTTTTTGTGGCCGAAAATGAAAACGGTGAGCCTATCGCTACCGGTTACCTTGATGTGGAAAGCGGTTCGGTAGAAGCGATATTTACCTTGCCGGCTTATACAGGAAGAGGTCTGGCAAAGCAGATAATTAGCGCCATTAAGCAAGAAGCCAAACTGCGAGGGATGAGTACGCTAACGCTATCTTCCACACCTAACGCCCGTGACTTTTATCTGGCGCAAGGTTTTAGCGTGGTGAAAGAGAGTTTTTACCCTTCTTCACTGGCCGGAGCATCACTGCGCTGCTTCGACATGACTTGCGAGCTTTGA